Part of the Verrucomicrobiia bacterium genome, AAGGATTAGTGGGGCACTGGCCCCCGAGCGTCGCCCAACCGGAATGCACCGGAAAGGATTCACTGTTATCGGTGGCGTACATATTGCAAGCCAGACCAATTTGATGTTGGTTGTTGATACATTGAGTGCGCAGGCCGGCGGCTTTGGCCCGCGCCAACGCCGGCAGCAATAACCCGGCCAAAATGGCAATGATGGCGATGACGACCAGTAGTTCGATCAGGGTAAAACCATTCCCCGCTTCGCTATGTTTAATCGTTGTGCTTTTCATAATAAAATGCCTTTCAAAGGATTGTCGCCGGGAGTTCCTGCTCCCGGCGACATTAGGCTGAGATGGCTCGGCAATTAGTGGATGCGATAAAACATTTGCGAATTGGTCGGAGTAAACGGCACGCCGCTGGTAATGCCGCTGGACGGCGCGAAAGGTCCGGAAACATTTGTTGATTGCTGCAATATCCCGGATGGCCACGTCAGCGTCAGTTTGCCGCCAGATTGAGAGATGCCCAACTGCACCGGAGGGGTGGTCGGGACGCCCAAACGGAATTCCTTGCCGCCGATATTGTTGTTGGGGGCGGCGGTATCCACTGGATTTTGCTTCAGTTCCAGCAGAAAATATTGCCCGGTGATGGTCGCGGGCAATAAGTAGCGATCCAGCGTGGCTCCGGAGGGATCCGGGACGGCAACTTCTGCATCGGGAGGAGTTCCCGGAGGGTTTAACGGGTCAAATGGAGTCGTCGCACTGGCCCACAAGCTGATGAAGTCAATTTTATCGGCGTTGGGATCACTGCCGCTGCGTTGAGCGTAATAGACCGCATTCACCGCATAGGATTTATCAACCTGAAAGCTCAGATAAGCCGGCCCGGGGCCGGAGATAGCCCAATCATTCCCGCCAAGGATTGTACCCAGCGGAACGCCGGTCAGATCGCTGTCAAACAAGTTGGTAGAGGTGTAGCTAAAGTTGGAATCGGGATACTCGCCGCTTTCAACCAGATTCGTATAGAGCGATCCCGTGGGGCTCAGCGGGCGGATCGAATAATTTGCCACGGCCACGTTGATGGCGGCGCTGGTAACGGAATTGACCTGGTTGGAGGCGAGCACGTAATAATTCCCCGCGTCGCTCAACACGGCATTGGTGGTAACGGTAAATGAGGCGTTCGTGGCGCCGGAAACGACCGCATTGTTCTTGTACCACTGGAATACCGGGTTCAATCCGCTCACCGTCACGGAGAGAGTTATGGCGTCGCCCAAAACCGCGGAATCATTTGTCGTTTGGCTTAGAATTTGCACGGTGGGATTGATTCCCACGGCGGTCGCATAGAGCGCATTGATGTCAGACGAGGAGAGAGCGCGATTAAAAAACGCCACGTCATCAATGCGTCCGTTGAACGTCCGGGCGGATTCGCCCACATCAGTATCCAGCCCAATCGAAGTCGGCCCCGCGAAGGTCTGACCGGCTTGTTTAAAATTATCCACTGCCGAAAGCACCACACCATTGCTCGACCCCATATAGAGAGTGGTGAAGTTAGTCGTATAGACCAGGGCCACCAGCGTCCATTGGTTGGCGGGCAGAACCAAACCGGAATTAAAGGCATAACGGTTGCCATTCCATTGATAGCCCAGTTGGGTGCCGTCGCCGGAGCAAATCATTCCGGCAGCAGTCCCCGACCCGCGGCAAAAAACGATGCCAGTGTAAGGCTGTTGCGCGCCGGCTGAATCATCGGGATAAATCCAGGCCACGATGGACACGGCGTTCGTAGTGCTGGCGTTCGTTAGATTGAGCGGCGGCAAGGTCACCGCCGAGTTGATATCAAAGCCGGTGGTTTGCACCGCGGTATTGCTTGACGAAAAACCGGGGAACGATGTGGGTTGCGGCCCGGCCACTCCCAGAAGGGAATCCCCGCCATAGACGCCATTGTAACTTCCTTCCAGGTCAAGAGCGGCCGGCCCGAAGGACTCATTGAGCTGGTAGTAGGCCACCGGTTTTTTGGAAACCATCAATGCTTCCACGGCTTCAGTCGGCGCGGCGAGGACGCTTAGATTGGCCGAGGCAGTAATGGAGCCGAAGTTATTTGAAACTGTAAGCGTGTAAGCGCCGGCGTCACTTAGCGCCGCATTGGAAATGACGAGGTTGCCCGTGTTCGCCCCTGAAATGGAACCGCCATTCGTCAAAACCGTACTTCCATGAGTCCACGAATAAAACAATGGGGCAGTTCCGATCGAGACAACCCCGCTAAAAAACGCGGAGCCGCCGACGTACACGCTTTTATCCGCAAGCGGAGTTATCAGAGCGCCCGGTGGCTGCGAAAGGTTTGCGCCAAAACGGAACTCCCGTCCACCGGGATTGCCGTTCAAGGTGCTTTGATGAAACTTCACTAAAAAATATTGGCCAGAAATAATATTGGTCAGGGGATATTCCGACCAAATGGCGCCAGAACTGTTCGTGACCGTCACCACGGCATTAGGCGCGGTGCCCGGATCCGCAGCCGTAAATGGCGTGCTCACGCTGCTCCAAACGTCAATCTCCTGGATCTTATCCGCATTGGGATCGT contains:
- a CDS encoding LamG-like jellyroll fold domain-containing protein gives rise to the protein MKLSFPRWMRQAALLALFSLFIVARAKALDLIGPDGTIYSGISDNTHYNDSYSSANLFNENLTGVSVGATLGDGNEYATASVADGFVAFQLDQNYTNIASVFYAQRGGNDPNADKIQEIDVWSSVSTPFTAADPGTAPNAVVTVTNSSGAIWSEYPLTNIISGQYFLVKFHQSTLNGNPGGREFRFGANLSQPPGALITPLADKSVYVGGSAFFSGVVSIGTAPLFYSWTHGSTVLTNGGSISGANTGNLVISNAALSDAGAYTLTVSNNFGSITASANLSVLAAPTEAVEALMVSKKPVAYYQLNESFGPAALDLEGSYNGVYGGDSLLGVAGPQPTSFPGFSSSNTAVQTTGFDINSAVTLPPLNLTNASTTNAVSIVAWIYPDDSAGAQQPYTGIVFCRGSGTAAGMICSGDGTQLGYQWNGNRYAFNSGLVLPANQWTLVALVYTTNFTTLYMGSSNGVVLSAVDNFKQAGQTFAGPTSIGLDTDVGESARTFNGRIDDVAFFNRALSSSDINALYATAVGINPTVQILSQTTNDSAVLGDAITLSVTVSGLNPVFQWYKNNAVVSGATNASFTVTTNAVLSDAGNYYVLASNQVNSVTSAAINVAVANYSIRPLSPTGSLYTNLVESGEYPDSNFSYTSTNLFDSDLTGVPLGTILGGNDWAISGPGPAYLSFQVDKSYAVNAVYYAQRSGSDPNADKIDFISLWASATTPFDPLNPPGTPPDAEVAVPDPSGATLDRYLLPATITGQYFLLELKQNPVDTAAPNNNIGGKEFRLGVPTTPPVQLGISQSGGKLTLTWPSGILQQSTNVSGPFAPSSGITSGVPFTPTNSQMFYRIH